The genomic DNA GTTTGGATAAGAAACAACTAGGTGTGAAGATAGCGAGAAATAGGTCTCTTAGGCTTTACCATGAGTTGACATATAAATAATTATGCACAGTTTACTAAATTACAGTATAACCAAGGGTTAGGTTATACAAAACAAGTGGTTTCAATTATATCAACCTCTCCATTCAGTCTGAAAGTATCCAAGATTTGAAAGAGAAAGCAGATAACTATGTATTTGTTGTCCTATAACATGCTTAAGGTAATGCCCCACTGAAGGAAATCCTCTAgttcatatacagtatgcttaTTATGCAAGTGTTCACATTTTGCTTAAGCTTTTTTGCACTTGACCATAAACTAATATAGGTGAATAAGGtgacaaatactttttttaactaCTATAGGTGTGATTTgctgttcttttgtttgattgGTCAGTTGGAATAATTGAAATCTATCTCTGGACTGTTCGAGACAGGCATGACTGATGTCCGTTCTATCATCATTCATTTCATTGTTTGACTTTCTACAACATTTTCAGCTTTTTCAAAGAGAATAGCAAGCTAAAATAGTGGGTCCTACACTCTATTGTTCTTTGTCTTTCCATTAACCTTTACCTACCGTTTAGAAAGATGTCAGGATAACCAACCAGTTCCCATTATTCTTCTCACATACTTgctaaattgtattatttttacttatttatgttttaaaatgcagACATttccagttttatttattttggttgttTAATTTTCCTTCAAATTCAGtactgttttaaagaaaaaggtgTGCATGgatagtaatattttttttttttttttttttaagtccccaGAAGGTGCTGAAGCCAAAGATGCAGCTAAAGTAACCAAACAAGAGGCAAGTATGCAACACACATTTAGGCACTACACTCTTAAATCTCTTGAATTGGAAACATTTGAGCCCAAATATATTTTAGTGAGTGGTTCTGTGCCATGTGCTATAGCCTGTATTTTGTGACTGCTTTCTTGGAAGGGAGTCTTATCAGCTATACCAAGAGATATACAGATCCCATGCAATTTGCAGCAATAATTtgttaaaaagatttttataattaaaaaaattctaatagtaAATCTTCTGGCACTTTTTTATTCGCCATAAATGCAGTGTGTAAATACATGGACATTTTGACAGTGTTTAATCAATGAACAATTAAGATGATAGATAAAGGAGACAAAAAAATGGGCATGCATAGGAAGAGGTCATGTATCCAGCTTTAAACAAGTAATGAGaccaattatgttttatttttagcctACAAGAAGGTCCGCAAGATTGTCAGCAGTAAGTAAATTTTGGAAATAACCTTATGTGGTGTTTGAAAATGATCTTTCTGCCTTAACTGTTGTAAAAACTATCTCTTCCAGgaagcatgatttttttttttaaatttttcatggcTGTAAAATGTTGTCTTCTCTATTTTCATTAAGAAACCTACACTGACTAAACCTGAAGCAAAACCGAAAAAAACTACCACCAAGGTAATAAACTACAGTGCTTAATAATTGCTAATcacataaaaacatatttgtgaaATGAATGAAGTATATTTCATATCGTGCTACAATAGCCTCAGAATCCTAACACAACTTGCTAAGGAGGTCTCTAGGAAGGCGGATTCTGAGAAGCAcagaatacatttaaatgttgtgtcagtatcactttaagcacaatgaaacttcaattttacatccccctgtttttaaatttttccacatttttagttttttttgctttgaatatCATTTAGTGgtgccaccaaaaaaaaacccactctcTAAACACTTAAGGTTTATATTACACCTAGAGATTTGTTAGCTTTCATAAATAGTGACTTATTAATGACAATTTATGAAAGtgtctatactgtatgtaaggcTGTTTCTGGCACTTATAAGCTTTGTTTTAATACTACTTAGAAACATggcatttaaaggagagctaaacccttgCCTCCTCCTCTGCTGACCTGTTCTAAATCTGCAGAGTTCAAAGGCGCCCTCTTCTATCTGTCTTCCAATCCTCTGTCAGTTGCTGATATGGATCttgtgtgcacatgcgcagtagcagcTTATTCAGGACATAGGACAGATTTATTATgaggtgggaaaaaaaacagcggAATTATTCGGCACACATCGCAAGGCATTGACGTGTAAAAATGgcgtccctttttttattttatttatttatttatttttttaattcacaccttttctttgagcaacttctgctgGAACTTTTACATACAAAGGTctgaaacagtgtaaaataactgTGGAAAATCTGCCATTTGTGTGGCGTAACATAAAACACACATAAATTTACAGTTTATTTTACACCGttttcagcaaattttgtttaacacagcataataattataGGCCCCATAGagtcaactgtgcatgctcctccAAGGTCAGTATCACCAGTATTGAAAAGAGGATCAGAGACAGACCGAAGATGGCTACTTTGAACTCTGCTGCACAACTCTGTAGATTTAAAGCAGGCCAGCAGACAGGGAGACATGCTGTAGGGAGAGGGggcaagggtttagttctcctttaagggcaatgacagacCTGGTGCTTTATCATACCCAAAAATACCTTCCCCTTTGCATTCTTTTGAAAACACTTTACATGTGGTGATCCCAGGAGGTTATCACACAAAGATGTAAAAACAGGCAAATTTCAGCAATTTCTCAGGATCACTGCATATACAGTGTTTTACATGTGTTTCAAATGTGAAAGGCAGGTATTTTTGGGCCCTTTAACAACCATGGGAGAGATTTCCTATGGGAGATAAAGCTCCCtgtctgtcattgccctaaagctCCCAAAACAGTCCTGCGTGAGTAGTTTACATGTGATGTGGTGAAAGTATGCATGAGTATCTTTGttgtctttttttgtgtgtgttagggttgaatatatatacagtgctacTAAGTTTAAAGTGGCAAGATGACTCCAAAGCATTTATCTTGGGGGTTATGGAGGGTAACGGTAATGCAGGCTACTGAATAGATATAGATGCTGGAAAGATTCAGTTTAGTGTTAAGATGTCTATATATGTAATGATCCACTTCTTTGGCTAGATCACCAATTGATTGTGGatcttgaggtgggtgatattggctgatctgattgtttagCCCAACAAAAAGATGATCATTGTTGCCAATGCAGTCTATCTGGAAGGTGACTGCACCAAGGTGTCAGTGTGGTCCTTGCCCTGATGGGAagatcaaacctgcctgatattTGACCAGATATATGTTGGGCAGGCCCTCTGGGCTGGCCCCATTCATGataaaaagagaataaagagaaacacgTGCATATGAGTAACTACATCATAAGTTTATATTGTGCCAGCAAGATACTCGgtcattataataatttataacaaaTGGGATTCTTACAATAACttaccaaaaaatttttttacagataaaCAAAATAGGATGGAAGGGCCCTGCTCACTAGATTTTCTGATGTACAGTGAGGGGCTATCATCTGTGTATAGAAAATACTGACACTCAGAGATGTGTCAGGCTGTCTGGATCTGTGTTTTAATAGTTTGTATATTGTTTATTCTTGAAAATATGAATGTTTTGCAGAAGGAGCCAGGAACAAAAGCAAACAAAGGTGCTAAAGGAAAGAAGGAGGAGAAACAAGAAGCTGCAAAGGAAGGTACTACACCATCTGAAAATGGTGAAACTAGAACCGATGAGGTACATTCCAGCAATTAAATcagtggtggtgttttttttttttttacacttacaaCCATTGATTGCATGTTCATAATGCTTCTTTTTATTGCCCAAAATATTATTACAGATTCGCATCTCTCGCTCATCTGTTAATGTTTCAACATCCAGAGGTGCCCTGCCCACCACACTGTCAGTAAAAGGGCAAATTGAAACAGTGAAAGTTAAGGGTACGGTAGATCTTTTTTGTGTGCAGTGCATAGAAAGCTAGTAGTGTGGTATTTTCAGTGTGAAAATGAAAGCTATCAGGTAAGGGATTGTTGGGTTTGTAAACTGTAAACCCCATTCTTAAAGTTCAGGGTTTTAATAGAGGtgcattttttccccctctgatttCAAATTAGATAGTAGCAGATCACTAAACTGGTATAATTTTGACAAAttctaatgtaaaatgtatatggctTCTATCTCATAGGCACAGAAAACTGAAGATGCGGGTGCGGATAAGGACTGAATTGACCATGGAAATCTTGATTTTACGTACCTCTTGaaaaactttaagaaaaaaatatttttctcaagtATTTTgtaaatgctaattttttttagaacGGTAGTTTaacttttacatatatataatgtacatgaaCATTTCCTTCACATATTCATGCTTTGCTTTTTCCCTCATTGTCTACAAGTTTTTATAAATATCAACATTAGTGTGTGTATGCGTGCTTGGCTGGATTGCATATCTGtactttttatttgcttttaaaacaaaaaaagagaaaaaaaaacaattacagtgCATACGGTGATGTTTTTACTGTGCAGATTTGAATTTTCCCATGCAGTTTTTTCTATAGCAATAATCTGTGGTGCTTTTGTACTTTTAATGTTTGTGGTTTTGGAAAAGACTAAATTGTTGTGAGCAtctgctgagttttttttttttttttttttgttcttttaacagttaaaaataaaaggtcTTGCCTTtataaaaagtgttttgtttttaagcatttttcccctggaatataaacataaatacGGCACTGTGGATCGTTTACTGTATCTTATCTGTTTGAAAATACATgtacagggacctgttatccagaatgctcgggacctggggttttctggataacgcatgtttccgtaatttggatcttcatacctcaagtctactagaaaataatgtaaacattaaataaacccaataggctggtgttgcttctaaggattaattatatcttagtttggatgaagtagaagatactgttttattattacagagaaaagggaaatcatttttaaagctttagattatttggataaaatggagtctataggagacggcctttccgtaatttggagctttctggataacaggtttccggattatttgattataattaagtctatgggagatgacattccctaattctgagctttctaaataacgggtttccagataacggatcccatacctgtattctatggCAGAAACTGTATCCATTGTGATGTGTAGAACTCTACCAGTAATTGTATGAATggacaattcaaatttttcttttgtaCAGTTATCAAACTTTTTCAGTGTAAGCTCTGTGGAAGGTGTCCAACCTTTAAAGAGCCTAAGAATGAATTTcactatagctggccatagacgtacagattttAGTCGAaaggacaggttagaagatttctgtcggccaacgataatttctctgcatgtatttttacaattacaatatcaatgggtgactgtcccCACTATTTGTCTGACGTAACTTTTATACGtcaaaagcactgcgtatcttgacaacgctatataaataaatgatgatgatgattttaggCTTTTATCCGAAGAAAGAACGGACATCACAATCAT from Xenopus laevis strain J_2021 chromosome 5S, Xenopus_laevis_v10.1, whole genome shotgun sequence includes the following:
- the hmgn3.S gene encoding high mobility group nucleosomal binding domain 3 S homeolog isoform X2, whose amino-acid sequence is MPKRKSPEGAEAKDAAKVTKQEKPTLTKPEAKPKKTTTKKEPGTKANKGAKGKKEEKQEAAKEGTTPSENGETRTDEIRISRSSVNVSTSRGALPTTLSVKGQIETVKVKGTEN
- the hmgn3.S gene encoding high mobility group nucleosomal binding domain 3 S homeolog isoform X1; this translates as MPKRKSPEGAEAKDAAKVTKQEPTRRSARLSAKPTLTKPEAKPKKTTTKKEPGTKANKGAKGKKEEKQEAAKEGTTPSENGETRTDEIRISRSSVNVSTSRGALPTTLSVKGQIETVKVKGTEN
- the hmgn3.S gene encoding high mobility group nucleosomal binding domain 3 S homeolog isoform X3, translating into MPKRKSPEGAEAKDAAKVTKQEPTRRSARLSAKPTLTKPEAKPKKTTTKKEPGTKANKGAKGKKEEKQEAAKEGTTPSENGETRTDEAQKTEDAGADKD
- the hmgn3.S gene encoding high mobility group nucleosomal binding domain 3 S homeolog → MPKRKSPEGAEAKDAAKVTKQEPTRRSARLSAKPTLTKPEAKPKKTTTKKEPGTKANKGAKGKKEEKQEAAKEGTEN